In Microplitis demolitor isolate Queensland-Clemson2020A chromosome 10, iyMicDemo2.1a, whole genome shotgun sequence, the sequence ttaccaATTTGTCCAGATAATTGTATTGTTATTTGCGGACCAAATATTTCCCAGCtgacttgataatttttatgtaattgtaCACAATTTGGTAGAGTCTGCATATGTTTTataatctgaaaatttaaaaggaataaatatttatctgaagaaaaatagtaaaatgtttaaataacaattaccTTGACTAAAGAAGGCGGTACATTCAAACCGTCAGGTATTATTACAGATCCATAATTACTTCTTGTATTTACATCAAATATACTTAACCAATTTATTGTAAACACAGTCATCTCACCAggcaattgaataattatatcttCGCCTTTATATTCTCTCAGTGAATCCAAACtattgacaaataaaattttagggaTGTGCGAGTCGTGTTCAAATCAAATCgaatttgattcaaatttgaattgaataatttgaaaattttcgaattatccgaaatttttcgaattatttgtgACTTTTCAGAAAAAGAATTTGAGAAAATTCTTATCagctttcaaatattcaatgaagagcttagtttttaaaacaatcaaaaattaattttttatagattctGAACTCTATTTACCTCTGgggaaatttgaattagaaaaaattttttaattttaagtcggTCAAAAAACAGTTTTGGAATtgctcttaaatttttaaataattcgtcAGTTCATACTCGCACACCCCTAAAAAAACCcgcgaatttaaatttaaaattaaaaaaaaaaaaaaaaatacttactatCCATAATCATCAGGTACTTTGACACCTTTGCTGGATGGTTGAGGCCCTGGACCGACccaaaaatatgtatcattACCTTTACCATCGTATTGAAATTGCGGAATACTTATTGTCTTGGCGTCTAAGATAATAATCGGGTCAGAAGTAACGCCGTGTGATCTTCGGGTCAattgagatattttttgtGGCGCCGGTGGTTCAAATTCTTCAGGAATGTAAATGTCACCGAATGTATtctaaataaatgttataaattaaatcagttatatactaaatttataaaataataataattaataaattataaatacctgACTTGTAAGGTCATAAATTGCAAACCATTTTatatctcttatttttttattatctggTAGGGTCAATGTAAAGTCTTTGTTGAAGTAACGATCTAATACATTAGTTCTGTTCATCAAAATAATAgacatattattaattatttataaaaaataaaattcagtaatAAACTTCAAATGTATAtggatataaatatgtatttattattcagtACTTACTTTCCCCATTCATCAGGAACAATAAAACCCTGTGGGCCAGGACGATTTGATGCACCAGCCCAAAAAAATGTGTCAGCGCCATTACcatcataattaaatgatgttaataataaGGTATATTCATCAACAGCATATATATCACCTGACACTTGATGATGATATGCATTTAATTTGCCtaaatattttcctttatATTCTTCATCAGTCTCTTGAGttatgacttaaaaaaaaaaatttcttgtatttttaaacactaaattttcagattaaatccggagtaaatgcggagcgaatgactaatttatttagctcggagtaaaattaactccgaataggaatttattttaatattaaaattcaaaatcagagtgaatgcagatttaaataaaattcagaccCCGAatgaagtgatttttttttaactccggaactccgaacggagtgaatttgaatttaaataaaatctgtaattactccgaatttactcccgatttttgtgtaataaaaaaaattgacagcaaattgttgattaattcattaattaataataataattttataaaatgactcaccaattggtaaaaaaactaaaataacaaaaaagtcagtacattttttaaacattttaaaacttaaattaaatagactatttattacttaaaaaaatgaaacattttttaaaaataattattttatgcacatatggaattttttttttttatcaaatgatTCACGGTCGAATggtgaataaatattaagagagCGCAAGTGATCTTGGATCttgacagagaaaaaaaataacggatttgtttaatagttatatacatagataaatatatgaatgtatcTAGCCATATGTAAAATAAGAAAGCCAGatgttgaattattttattcgaatGGTTAATAGTACAAGTACTTGAGTTGACTGAAGAATCTAAAGAGAAAGTATACGGAATAcctttggtaaaaaaaaactattttgttGATTGCCTTGGAAAAAAACCGTTATTTCCGCTgcaactataaatatatcgataagttgatttatttatatataaataaataaatctcataaattttgattgaaatttgttttagcaatttttagattttcaaaaaaaaattttatttttttttttcttcatttgtaattaaaaaatttcattttcaaatttttaagaacaatattaacagtaattattattactatgattattataattattatttaataattttctttttaatgacgaatagaaaatttttttttaatttttcaattttccgcGCATGCGtcgttataattataattatttaattattttttaaaaatgaaaactaaaCTTTCAAACTGACTTTACGATTATTGCGCGCGCCGTATTTGGTTAtttgacagatttttaaatttcgcgccatccaaatttttaaaaaatcattatgataataattattaattttttaatattaagtaatcgatgttaattaaaagaagtatataattatacttcaaaaaaattgacagggcgcgaaatttaaaaatttgtcagccgaaaaaattaatcatttaaaaaaccaGCTAACGTCAGCATGAAAAGGCGCCTTTACTTTTtactcattaaaataaatttatcatcatatgttttcttgttaaataaaaaaatcttcacacgatatatatgtatacaaaaaaatgaccaAATGAAATTCGAGACAAAAGTTAAAcgcttaaaataaattataatcttatatattttttatcaacaagaCTGacatattatgaaaaaataatatttaacttacagGATACTTTAAAGATTAATAATactcataaatataataaattttataaattatgccATCAGACAATACATTTGAAGACGTAAGTATAAAACGTtactctcaaaattttttttattttattaacataaaatttttctcatttattcattttttttttttagttctccATTTTAAGTGGAGACAATGTTAAAATCCGTGACATTGACaatgtcataaataaaattaaaaaaatacgtaaCGATGGGCCAAATAAACTTCAAGTAAGTTCGTAAtcctctatatattttttttaaattaataaattaattatttttaacataaataaattacattaataaacataataattatggtGACGTTTATTTTAGATTGTCACCGATTTCGACAGAACTATTACCAAACAACATGTCAATGGTAAAGAAGTTCTCAGTAGTTTCGGTAAGTTGatttataaactaatattaagggccagtcatgagttatcctgcctacggcatAGAGACTTttgtgactcgtctctccccattACCACTgccttatttttaaatacttttctatgaaaatttagcagaatattcttggaatgatACTTGATAATGTCACaagttttaagaattttaataacgaaAGCACtgaagaaataatatatttaaatctgcaaatattttttcagggATATTTTTCAGAAGTACTCAAATATctagtgaattaaaaaaagaggaacaaagattatttaaaaaatatcgaccAATCGAACTGGACCACGACTTGGACctcgataaaaaaatcactgcGATGGAATCCTGGATGAGGGAAACCGAAGATATTCTTAAAGGAATCGATTTTGACTCCTACGAAATTGATCAAGTGGTACAGGTCCACGGTACTGATGTAAGAGATCGAACTAAAGAGTTGATTGACAGATTGAATAAAGCCGCAGTACCCGTTCTGGTTTTCAGTGCGGGTCTGGGTGATGTCGTGGAagctattttaaaattccatgATGTTCTTTTGAGTAACGTTAAAGTCATATCTAATTTCCTGAGCTATAAAGACGGTAAATTAAATGGgttcaaaaatgataaactgATTCacgtattcaataaaaatgaagaagTGATCGATAAAGATTATTATAATACACTGAAATCTCGAAGTAATTGCATTCTGATGGGCGACATGACAGGCGATGCCACCATGGCCGATGGAGCCGATGGTATCGACACAGTTTTGAAAATCGGCTTTCTCTATGAAAATGTAAGGCagttaattttacaaatttatttgatttgaaaaaaaaaaaataatattaataaattttttcaggcCGAATCTGCGCTTCCGTCATATCTTGATACTTTTGACATAGTCCTCATCGATGACCAATCAATGGACGTTATTATCGATATATTAAGGCcaataatgtaaaaattttatttatttttactacttactataaaaaaataattaactcattaaatttaatacttttttaaatataaatattaataaataaataactaaccataaaaacaaaaatattgttcAAGTAAATtggaatgaataaaaaattttttcttcaataacacgagatttttttttctaaacatttattgtttatctCTAATTACAaacatctatttatttatcatagaATTTTAAAGATCCTAATGAAAACTCAtatattagttttaagttatatatatttaagataacttttatatataacaaaatacaCTAACAGATAACTTTTAAcctaaagtaaaatatttataacttctaatcactataatttatttttaaaattaaaaattcgcgggaaatatttaaaattttaaattccgcttaaaataaaaagattttataaattatatgtcaAGTTGTTTTTTCCCGGGTTATTATGAATATAAAGTTGTCGAGAATCGATTTTGaacaatcgatatatcgaagttCGATATAAAACCTACAATCATAATCGCACATTTACGCGGGCCAGCTAAAGACGTTTTATCCTTGAAGAGATGTAAACAagctttatttattcaatttattgtgtacttataaaaaaatctatacttTACAACATgtgtaattacaattaaagttttttttaaaattaaattaaacaaatttattattctagtttaataataatataaataatttaaaataataaaataaaatttaaaatttaatgacctCTTGACTCCGATAAGTGAAACCGGCATTTTTTCGATATCTGTTGTCatcatgaataataaattactaaacaCCGACAATATATTTACAGACGATGGTAagtgtcaaaattaaaatattttattttacttgctTGTTATctaagaatattaattttaaatgtcaataaatgaaatttatatttaaactacgatacttcaaaaaaagaaacacCTGTATACCAAGACCTGTCATACccaatataaattacataaataaaacaattaataaatttatcaattaatccgtataaattataatatattatatttttacttcagATATACGTAAAGTTGTTATGAATAGCATAGCTTCTTCACCAACTGTCTCATCAACCGCATCGTCTGATTCTGTATCACCAAACAAACCTTTTAATGTTTCGATTCACTCGTGCATCGCATATCTTCGTTTCAAAATGCCAccaaatttaccgtaaatatttatatccacaaatatatGACGCTGAAAGTAGCCGTCATCTCACAATTTTAGTGTTTTTTGATTACCAAGttgtcttcaaaaatttttaaaaataaggtaaaagacctagtacccgatcTGGGAACTAGTACTCATTTacttcatatatttgtatatttatatttagtaaatatatgtgcgaccgggtactgggtctcttacctttacaaaaaaaaattttttaaaatcttcacatgtattttttaaaattgttgcctgtcaattttttaaatttctgctACTTTCAGCATCATATGAATATAAGACCCAGTACcggatcagggaactagtataTCGCTCATGTATTTACTAaacatagatatacaaatacatagaGTGATTGAGTACTTttctgatcgggtactaggtctcaccttttacaataattatgttgtattttaaaataaaataattaaatttaatagaaatgatGACGTcttggataaatttataaagctCATGAAAGAATGTGCACCGAATGAACGAATCAATTGGAGAAACTTCCGTCAAGCAGCAGACCCATGGATAGCTTCTGTAAAGTCTAAGTGTCCAAGTGGACATAACAAGGAAAATGTCAATAAGTACGTAGTTATTATGGATTATTCGTTACATTGCCAAGAAGTTGATgtttggtaaaaattttaaaaaactaatgacTTATATATGGACTTGTTGTagtatacaatatataatacatactattattattatgagtaGTATTGTTTGCATCAAGGTGATCGTTTGACGatcattatttttgtatagTCATGACGGTGCCTAGTGCGATAAGCTCTTGGTATCAATTTAACTTGCTGGTATAAGTAATAGTCTACTTTGACAATCATACCAACTGCATGTTACAATTAACACAATGCACtccacttattttttttacatatgttttagttttaagtgatgtaaagaagtttatttttattgtcttatttaaatttttattgttttttaaatgaatacgTATCGTTACATATCTGAATGGTCTAGTGGTGACACGGCTGATAGTCCAGATGAAGGGATTACGAGTGACGATCCAGATGTCTTCCATAAGGATTTTAATGATAGTGGAAAATCTTCTGAACTTGTTGAATGCTCTATCGTACCGATAAATAGTATTACCAGTAGTATAGCTAAGGAGTAAGTTATAactgttattaataaattatcatatttttctgATTCTAATAGGTTCAAAAAACGCCAAATTAAGATGAAATTTATCAGATATGTTTTAGGGGTGTGCGAATAATTTGAACTTACGAATTATTCGTATCGAATCGAATTGAAGtatttaattcaaactttgaactttcaaattattcaaaaatttacgaataatcccagagttttttttttgcacgatgtaatattttttccaataatttaaattttaatcagagaTAAATAGAGCTCAGATACGAGtctacgaaaaaattaattacgattACTTTAACAACTGAGTTctccattaaataaaaattgatcagAAATTTCTCGATTCAAATCgagtaatttgaaaagttacatcgaattatttaaaaattcgattcgAACACGATTCGCACatccctaatatatattttaaataaatactttccgGTTGCGGTcgttaggtttttttttttttaacaataattatatatatttttatagatgtAGTAAAGTCGGTGTATCAACAAAACTGCCGCGTGAAACTGATATAGAAAATGCAACAGAAGTTGAACTTCTTCGTAAACGTGTTTATCAGTATGAAAAAGACAATGCGTGGCTACGCGATGAGTTAATAAAATCCGAAGACTCAGCGAATAGTTACaagcaattattttattcgtttCGTCAAAAATACGACCGTCGTAATGAGCAGTACAGACATTTGGAACGTGaaaatgatgagaaaaaagaattaattgaTAGTATGAAAAAAGAACAAGAATATTGTCAGATTTCACTTGGAAAATGGGAAAAAGAGCGTAAaagttttgttgaaaaaatagaaactgataaacagaattttgaaaattttaaaattaagtatgATAAAGCCGTTAgtgataaaaaagaattttataagcaATTGACTATTTGCCgcagtaaatttaaagaaaaagaagtcGAGTGTAATATTATTCAGAATAAATTAACTCAAGTGAAACAAGAGCTTGCAAATCTTGAagattattatgaaaaaactGTAAGTCAGCTACAAGAACAGAATGAAGATTtgaaaaggaaaaattttaaattagaattgAAATCAAGTGACGGCAAACCACTTAGTgaggtaaattaattttaattaatttttaaaaataatataattgataaaaaatttttaatattgcaGTTGCATTCAATACCATcggcaattaatttaaatatttcttctgACCATTCACCagatattaatttcaataatccATCATCAGATTCATTGTACGATGAATTAAAAGCTTCCGTAagttatttaacaaaaaattaaccggctaataattaattagtttaattaattaaattaatttttgcagGGATTTTTGCCAGATGTTTCGtatgaaaattctaaaatccGAGAACTCGAAGAAGAATTAGATTGGCATGATGAGAAAGCTCGGGACGGAATAGATAAAATCGAAagcttaattaaatatttaatagagaaaaaaatgacaatcaACGATAGTCGACAGCTGTGTAGAGCATCGAGTCTgcaaacaaaatatattataattttgctAGACAAGATTTCACAGTTATCAGAGGCTGTAAGTCATGTACACATTTGCttcagtaaatatttgaaaaaataactatcGGCATTATGATTAACGTCagagataaattatttgttatggAGATATTTTTGACCTGTCAcaatatattgtaaataatttaatgattttaggTAATAGATGCATTCCAAAAAGAGTTAACTAGTGAAATAAGTTGTCAAGTATCAGCAGATCCACTGGtccatcaaaattttaaagaatttcatattttaacttttgaaaatttattaaatacgtGAGTAtggtttattaaaattaatcatattaagtttgatattttttttattagcgattaaatttttttgtaagcgaaaaaaaaagatttcataaaatacaaaattttctaaaataattttttcccgagtgtatggaaaattttttgaaatcatCTTCTCATTAGCGCTTCTTTGATACTTCGTAATGAAAACGATGAATATCTGgttcgaataaaaattttccattagaAGATATAACAAAGATCAAAgaatattatcataaaaatagaAACGTCGCAGGTTGCGCCGATCATTTTCATTTGTAAAACTAACGTACGTAAGTTATGCGACGTAAAAATAACCATGGTGGCCTTCGAAATCTCGGGTTAACTTGAGAATTACGTTGGTTGACCTGATTGCACGAGTTTTtatattcaactttttttttttaaattttattttaacattctATGACCTCCCACAGCCTctttaaaaactatatttaaaggacttaaataaaaaataaataaaatcaaaactgacttttaaaaattccactCGGACTTATGCATCAGCATAAACAACAACTAcaataatatcataaattgtttattcaaTTCACGTTGCAGCTTACAACTTGCCCAGCTACTGCATTTTCCCTGGAAACTTTagactaaaattaaatattattatcaatttttttatattaaattttggagTACGACAATTGTCTCCCTTTCACATTCGctaaatcgaaaattatttactgcaAGACTTGAGCAGCTAAACTGGTTATCCTCGCTCGTGACCCCGTATTAGTCTATCCGACATCAACTTCCTcaaatcggatttaatcgagTTCAATATAAACCAGATCACCAAAGTTTTTAAGCTCCAGGTTCCATGGATTTACAAACTATAGTTAATAGACATTAGACTTAAATCTTAATCGACAAGAATAGTCACAGGTTTAAAACTGATAAATATGATCATCAGTATAATACTTAAATACTCTTTAGCTCCGCATGCGTTTGCATTCGATCCCCTCTTTTTATCATACACATCTCTATCGCTCTCCTTCTCTGGCGATCTCTTCTTTTAGGAAATATTGTCATACCGTGTTCAATGTTCTCGGTAAACCGTGATCGTTAGTTATCATACCTTGCGTactataatatttcatttcttcatatcatttaaatttaaaaaaaaaaactagttacaaaaaaatttatcttgtcATTACGAGTGCACTGAAAactataattttacttaattcatctaataatttatttatgacgtGATTACTCGGTTATTTATCTGAATTAGTGTTCGCAGCTATATAATTTCtttggctaaaaaaaaaattatctaatgactattaatattaataaagaaaaaaaaactatcctGATTTATCAACtctttaaattgaataaattatcaagtgtattgtaatttttaaaaattactttacgGATAAAATAACATAACATAACTGTGAATTGTCGTTggtaattgttaaaaatttaacattttaattgtttaaatataattaacttcTAAACTGGACATTGCAATGCCAGTTACTAATTGAGCTCACATTCCTCGACACTGATTgtttatacaattaaaaatcaagGTCTCCTTGTCATTACAAGCTACAACTCGATCAATGGTTTTATTACCTTCTACATAACAGACAACTGTTTCTATATCCCCGATTATTCGCgtcattatcattttaatgtcGAGCAGATTTGTATCAGAGTTACTCGTGATGAACGCGAGTAAGGTGATTTTACATAcgcgttaattattattatatttaaaagtgacaatttacattttaatttaaaaaaatattttataaatttaaataatttttttttttagggatTCATCAAGTGGAGACATTAAGGATAATCCGCCTTCGTTACATTTCACAAGCGCATTTGAATCAAAAATAGTTTCACGTCCCGCAGTCGCTTTTGATgaggctaaaaaaaaaagtaaattagttgtaaataaaacgcgtattgtaaataatccgtcagatattttaatatcaaaaaaaaatttgttatcaaaaaatactgAATGGAGTCCAATTATTTGTAACACGCCGATAATGACTGAGAAAAGTTTGCCGCGAAGAAAAATCGGTGTATTTGCTCGCAGCAGTGATTTGGATAAAATACTAGAGTCGCAAACGTCTGGTGAAAATTTTACCAGCAGTACTCCAGTCGCTGATCCTATTCCTGAATCAACTACTTATCGGACGACTGAAGACTGCAGCGATTCATCGGGTAATTTGTCCCAGTCTCAGCTACAAACTTCTTTGGAAGATAATGCCGATGATTGTCGTGAATCAACTTCTTCGgttataaataatcaagtgaattttaatattgccccggctaaatttaatttttcatcttcGAGAGTCACGGAAGAGCATCCAGTGTCTAATGATCGCTTGGCGGTAACAGATAGCGATACCACTCAGTTTAATTCACttggtattgaaaaaaaatatatagagagCTCAACGCCCATATCTGATGATGAAACCAATAATTTAGCAAaaggtaaattaatttatatttcaaaattagtgaaaaaaaaaaaaaaaaaaaaattaacattaaatgcATGTGTATTTTTTAAGGCAGTAGTGTCGGAacaggaattaaatttttaaaaagctgcagagaaaatataaattttataaaacctgTAATTTCTTATGTGCCTCGATATcaaatgtatgaaaattttaattttaaattttctgtagctcttcataaatttaattagatatttttcttatcaccatctactaatatttaaaattcaattaaattctgagcggtaaatttaaaagtgaattttttataaaattttaattcgctagagaaaaaaaaatctgtatattttttaaacagatttataataaatatataaagctaCATTTTGTAACTAtcgtaatatttaataatttgacgagtacactaaaaaattagcggaATGAACGCGAATTGAATCTCGAGTAAACTCAGAGTGGgtgactttattttatttaatttcctcggagtaaaattcattccaaaggggagtttattttaatattaaaactccgaatagTTAAgtcggattgaaataaaatccataatcactCCGGTCACTCCTAATTTCTTAGTATGTTCCCAAAATACcagttcaaaaattcatatattttttttttactgattgcATTAATCGGGTTTAAAGATGAACAcgaccaataaaataatttaatatcaatttaaaaataaaaacagtgatggaaaaatgaatttgtcgTCATTAAATCCATAGAATTGTTTTATAAACGACcccaagtaatttaattaccaagtaatgaaattaaatttaattgattccAAGTACTAAACAAATATGTCCAaagaagtaaattttttaaatgggcATTTATTTGAAC encodes:
- the LOC103569954 gene encoding uncharacterized protein LOC103569954 isoform X2, which translates into the protein MNNKLLNTDNIFTDDDIRKVVMNSIASSPTVSSTASSDSVSPNKPFNVSIHSCIAYLRFKMPPNLPNDDVLDKFIKLMKECAPNERINWRNFRQAADPWIASVKSKCPSGHNKENVNNGDTADSPDEGITSDDPDVFHKDFNDSGKSSELVECSIVPINSITSSIAKECSKVGVSTKLPRETDIENATEVELLRKRVYQYEKDNAWLRDELIKSEDSANSYKQLFYSFRQKYDRRNEQYRHLERENDEKKELIDSMKKEQEYCQISLGKWEKERKSFVEKIETDKQNFENFKIKYDKAVSDKKEFYKQLTICRSKFKEKEVECNIIQNKLTQVKQELANLEDYYEKTVSQLQEQNEDLKRKNFKLELKSSDGKPLSELHSIPSAINLNISSDHSPDINFNNPSSDSLYDELKASGFLPDVSYENSKIRELEEELDWHDEKARDGIDKIESLIKYLIEKKMTINDSRQLCRASSLQTKYIIILLDKISQLSEAVIDAFQKELTSEISCQVSADPLVHQNFKEFHILTFENLLNTDSSSGDIKDNPPSLHFTSAFESKIVSRPAVAFDEAKKKSKLVVNKTRIVNNPSDILISKKNLLSKNTEWSPIICNTPIMTEKSLPRRKIGVFARSSDLDKILESQTSGENFTSSTPVADPIPESTTYRTTEDCSDSSGNLSQSQLQTSLEDNADDCRESTSSVINNQVNFNIAPAKFNFSSSRVTEEHPVSNDRLAVTDSDTTQFNSLGIEKKYIESSTPISDDETNNLAKGSASMEKGLKNVTWTIKSDISSEAQQQFNYNNNKCDIYAVNENVAVESAAVTLAMSSGEDSSDSSDSDSAITCDNKNNENDNNINSKNIIVNHQHKQTHESFNTDKLSHVDESLQVLSSPLKNNSSNGANKINDKTFTYKPAVKREILPIMKRSRSESENLGCGHESNLYICDVEKPKKNFNYQEFKLTVFPSLTDFRLQESGIAHLSDTDDFEEKDLVEGELERKYVAFSLGLCTDRLTLSRRKTLSQRRRDQTERNLANEVTRMQQSIEIARRRASIATIFRPIGIGQDVMKDGIKQRNSVTGRVTVRRPSLSESQRWEVEKLIRTESSNSVGELHEIFEHAESRRNSKEENRIITPVQVNNNSEGSLALPQTESCNSQEETAVAVTSDQQTLQSSRISRMLFTSANQPMTWRTLLWCITISFLIGFFMKDVVSLRPYDGPLRWSSFQEFIGRHEKVKNTAALPL